The Cygnus atratus isolate AKBS03 ecotype Queensland, Australia unplaced genomic scaffold, CAtr_DNAZoo_HiC_assembly HiC_scaffold_238, whole genome shotgun sequence genome window below encodes:
- the LOC118258487 gene encoding scale keratin-like, whose product MACYDLCPPKTSVAVPQPIAESCNELCARQCPDSTAFIQPPPVVVTFPGPILSSFPQQAVVGSSGAPAFGGSLGLGGLYGAGATQGSGGLCTFGRPYASPACSPYLLPRYSKKLWDTCGPC is encoded by the coding sequence ATGGCTTGCTACGACCTGTGCCCGCCAAAAACCAGCGTCGCCGTCCCCCAGCCCATCGCTGAGAGCTGCAACGAGCTGTGCGCACGGCAGTGCCCCGACTCGACGGCCTTCATCCAGCCGCCCCCCGTCGTCGTCACCTTCcccggccccatcctcagctccttcccccagcaagCCGTGGTGggctcctccggggcacccgccTTTGGGGGctccttggggctggggggcctcTACGGCGCGGGGGCCACCCAGGGCTCGGGGGGCCTCTGCACCTTTGGCAGGCCCTACGCCTCTCCCGCCTGCAGCCCCTACCTCTTGCCGCGCTACAGCAAGAAGCTGTGGGACACCTGTGGGCCCTGCTAA